TATCGGCTGTTTTATCATGGCTATATCTTTAAATGGTCTACTTATCCCAAATAAAATAGCGGCTGGGGGAGTTAGTGGTTTAGCAACAGTCCTTTATTACTTATTTGGCATACCGGTAAGTATCACTATTGTGGTAATAAATATTCCCCTTTTTATTGCAGGGGTGATTTACCTAGGTAAAAAATTTGGCATAAAAACTTTAGTAGGGACTTATTTATTGCCTTTATTGATTGCCTTTACAGAATGGACCCCTGTATTTACCGAAGACCTTTTATTAGCTACTGTTTTTGGTGGTGTATTGATGGGGGTAGGTTTAGGTATCATTTTTAGAGCCAATGGTTCTACTGGGGGAACAGCTTTAGCAGGGCAGTTATTAAACAAATTTTTCGGTTTTACTGTAGGGCAATCGATATTAATTATCGACTTTTTAGTAATTGCCTTTGCTGGAATGGTATTTAACGCAGAACTGGCTATGTATGCCCTGATTTCCGTTTATGTAACGGGGAAAGTAATTGATTTAACTCAACAGGGATTTAGGGTTTCTAAAATGGCCTACATTATTTCCAACAATCCCCAAGAAATTAGTGAGGCAATTTTGTATAAATTAAACCGGGGTGCCACAAGCTTAAAAGGTAAAGGGGTTTATACCGGTGAAAAAAGGGAT
This window of the Anaerobranca californiensis DSM 14826 genome carries:
- a CDS encoding YitT family protein, with the translated sequence MRLVKEYLMIVIGCFIMAISLNGLLIPNKIAAGGVSGLATVLYYLFGIPVSITIVVINIPLFIAGVIYLGKKFGIKTLVGTYLLPLLIAFTEWTPVFTEDLLLATVFGGVLMGVGLGIIFRANGSTGGTALAGQLLNKFFGFTVGQSILIIDFLVIAFAGMVFNAELAMYALISVYVTGKVIDLTQQGFRVSKMAYIISNNPQEISEAILYKLNRGATSLKGKGVYTGEKRDILFCVVSQMEIAKLKEIVYEVDKKAFVVVSDVTEALGEGFSSLE